In the Diprion similis isolate iyDipSimi1 chromosome 2, iyDipSimi1.1, whole genome shotgun sequence genome, one interval contains:
- the LOC124414501 gene encoding transportin-1, translating to MKMAWQPQEEGLRQILTLLKESQSPDTATQRAVQQKLEELNKFPDFNNYLIFVLTKLTSEDEPTRSLSGLILKNNVKAHFNKFVPEVTNFIKQECLSAIGDPSPLIRATVGILITTVASKGELTSWPELLPALCQMLDSQDYNVCEGAFGALLKICEDSAELLDSDALNRPLNVLIPKFLQFFRHTSPKIRSHAIACVNHFIINRTQALMIHIDSFLENLFYLATDDDPEVRKNVCRALVMLLEVRMDRLIPHMHNIIEYMLMRTQDPDEGVALEACEFWLSLAEQQICKEALAPHLPRLVPVLVRGMKYSEIDIILLKGDVEEDEMIPDREEDIRPRFHKSRTHHTHHGSTNKHSDDNGVGDDDDSDPEDGGDDDSTLSDWNLRKCSAAALDMLANVFGEELLPVLVPILKETLFHQDWEIKESGILALGAIAEGCMTGMIPHLSELIPYLIGCLGDKKALVRSITCWTLSRYAHWVCSQPHETHLKPLMTELLKRVLDGNKRVQEAACSAFATLEEEASTELVPYLGFILETLVFAFGKYQHKNLLILYDAIGTLADSVGRHLNKPDYINLLMPPLINKWNVLKDEDKDLFPLLECLSSVATALQSGFLPYCEPVYRRCVSLVEQTLNQHIANTQSPEQFDAPDKDFMIVALDLLSGLAEGLDGHMESLVLNSNVMQLLYQCMQDPMPEVRQSSFALLGDLTKACFQHVLPCISDFMPILGQNLNPEFISVCNNATWAIGEISIKLGADTSPYVPLILSQLIDIINRPNAPKTLLENTAITIGRLGYVCPHDVAPMLQQFVRQWCTSLRNIRDNEEKDSAFRGMCQMITVNPAGVVPDFIFFCDAVASWVTPRDDLKDMFHKILHGFKNQVGAENWKRFSDQFPPQLSERLHGMYGV from the exons ATGAACCAACGAGATCTCTGAGTGGACTGATATTGAAGAACAACGTAAAAGCACACTTCAACAAATTTGTACCTGAAGTGAcaaatttcataaaacaaGAATGTCTCTCTGCAATCGGAGATCCTTCCCCATTGATCCGTGCTACAGTTGGCATTCTGATAACAACCGTCGCGTCGAAAG GTGAACTTACATCTTGGCCGGAACTTCTACCAGCACTTTGTCAGATGCTGGATTCGCAAGACTACAATGTATGCGAGGGGGCCTTTGGCGCTCTATTAAAGATCTGTGAAGATTCGGCAGAATTATTAGACTCCGATGCGCTGAATCGGCCACTGAATGTTCTCATTCCCAAGTTTCTCCAATTCTTCAGGCACACCAGCCCCAAAATAAGATCTCACGCTATTGCTTGTGTCAATCACTTCATAATCAACAGAACCCAAGCACTGATGATCCACATCGATAGCTTCctagaaaatttgttttatttagcAACCGACGACGATCCAGAAGTTCGGAAAAATGTCTGCAG GGCGCTGGTCATGCTTCTAGAAGTCCGAATGGACAGACTCATACCTCATATGCAcaatatcattgaatacatgctCATGAGAACCCAAGATCCCGATGAAGGTGTTGCTCTTGAAGCTTGTGAGTTTTGGCTGTCGTTAGCAGAGCAGCAAATATGTAAAGAGGCACTTGCTCCACATTTACCGAGGCTAGTTCCTGTTCTG GTCAGAGGAATGAAGTACTCTGAGATCGACATCATTTTATTGAAAGGTGATGTCGAGGAGGATGAGATGATCCCAGACAGGGAAGAGGACATAAGGCCTAGGTTCCACAAGTCTAGAACACATCATACGCACCACGGTTCAACTAACAAACACTCTGATGATAATGGAGTAGGTGACGATGACGATTCGGATCCTGAGGATGGCGGAGACGATGATTCGACACTCAGCGATTGGAATCTAAGAAAATGTTCAGCGGCTGCTTTGGACATGCTCGCTAACGTATTTGGAGAAGAATTGTTACCAGTTTTGGTGCCAATATTAAAAGAGACTCTTTTCCATCAAGACTGGGAAATCAAAGAGTCAGGAATACTTGCCCTTGGAGCAATTGCCGAAG GCTGCATGACTGGGATGATACCACATTTGTCTGAACTAATACCCTACTTGATTGGCTGTCTTGGAGATAAAAAGGCGCTTGTACGTTCCATTACTTGCTGGACTTTGAGCAGGTATGCACATTGGGTTTGCTCGCAACCTCACGAGACACATCTTAAACCCTTGATGACCGAGTTGCTCAAAAGAGTTCTTGACGGAAATAAACGAGTCCAAGAAGCGGCATGTTCTGCATTTGCAACCCTTGAAGAGGAAGCATCAACGGAGTTGGTTCCATATCTAGGATTTATATTGGAAACACTAGTCTTCGCTTTCG GAAAGTACCAACACAAAAACTTACTGATACTTTACGACGCGATTGGGACACTGGCCGATTCAGTTGGTCGCCATTTGAATAAGCCTGACTATATCAACTTGCTCATGCCACCATTAATTAATAAGTGGAATGTCTTGAAGGATGAAGATAAAGACCTCTTTCCGTTGTTGGAGTGTCTGTCTTCTGTTGCCACGGCTCTACAATCAGGATTTCTTCCATACTGTGAACCAGTCTACAG GCGTTGCGTCTCGTTAGTTGAGCAGACACTGAACCAACACATTGCAAATACGCAGAGTCCTGAACAGTTCGATGCACCTGACAAAGACTTTATGATCGTTGCGTTGGATCTATTAAGTGGGTTGGCAGAAGGTTTGGACGGACACATGGAGAGTTTGGTGCTCAACAGCAACGTAATGCAGTTGCTGTATCAGTGCATGCAGGATCCAATGCCTGAAGTTAGGCAGAGCAGCTTTGCCCTACTTGGAGACCTCACCAAAGCATGTTTTCAACATGTATTACCCTGCATAT cGGACTTTATGCCTATCCTCGGTCAGAACTTGAACCCTGAATTCATATCAGTATGCAACAACGCAACCTGGGCTATTGGAGAAATATCTATAAAACTAG GTGCTGACACAAGTCCGTACGTTCCTTTGATCCTGTCACAGCTAATTGACATAATCAACCGACCTAATGCGCCTAAGACACTCCTGGAAAATACTG CCATAACGATCGGTCGCCTAGGTTATGTGTGTCCCCACGACGTCGCCCCCATGTTACAGCAGTTTGTCCGACAgtg GTGCACATCGCTAAGGAATATACGAGATAACGAGGAGAAGGATTCAGCATTTAGAGGCATGTGCCAAATGATTACTGTTAATCCCGCCGGTGTTGTACCAGACTTTATCTTCTTCTGTGATGCTGTCGCTTCCTGGGTTACACCTAGGGACGATCTGAAGGACATGTTCCACAAA aTTTTGCATGGGTTCAAAAATCAAGTTGGTGCAGAAAACTGGAAACGATTTTCCGATCAATTTCCGCCACAGCTTAGTGAGCGGCTTCATGGCATGTATGGCGTCTGA